A window from Esox lucius isolate fEsoLuc1 chromosome 16, fEsoLuc1.pri, whole genome shotgun sequence encodes these proteins:
- the LOC105016257 gene encoding leucine-rich repeat-containing protein 70-like isoform X2 has translation MVAPSYWLLLLLYVISPPYRTIKACYNGCSCLSVMKYVNCSGVNLTTPLKNIPPITDHLDMSRNLLAGLQKGSFGTLRCLRVLLLNNNNISDVADGAFSTLKELRKLDLSHNRLADLGPGFSLGLESLTELLLDHNHLTYLDSGTFNSLDNLQKLDLSSNLISTVKPRALGYLTSLRQLHLEGNHLTSLGSGLFSTLRSLEVLGLRGNLIRSTGPGTFSPMSSLNLLDLAHNRLSTLTFRTLLSITTPSLHVLLEGNPWHCDCDLQRVFRKLCSIHRVFLDDYREMRCSKPLGLKGRSMREVDDELCVGETVTVLILTVTVVITVVAAIIMAEKNKKNSVAKDCEESMGLDTYYENES, from the coding sequence ATGGTGGCTCCATCCTATTGGCTCCTTCTACTTCTTTATGTCATCAGTCCTCCGTACAGGACAATTAAAGCTTGCTATAACGGGTGTAGCTGTCTTTCGGTTATGAAATATGTCAACTGTTCAGGTGTTAACCTTACCACTCCTCTTAAAAACATTCCCCCCATCACTGATCACTTAGACATGTCTAGAAACCTGTTGGCAGGGCTTCAGAAAGGTTCCTTTGGGACACTGCGGTGCCTGCGAGTGCTTcttttaaacaacaacaacatcagcgATGTAGCTGACGGAGCTTTCTCCACCCTCAAGGAGTTAAGAAAGCTAGACCTGAGCCATAACCGCCTTGCAGATCTTGGGCCTGGCTTCTCCCTGGGCCTTGAGTCCCTAACAGAGCTCCTGCTGGATCACAACCATCTCACTTACCTTGACAGTGGCACCTTCAACAGCCTGGACAACCTCCAGAAGCTGGACCTGAGCAGCAACCTCATCTCCACGGTCAAGCCCAGAGCCCTGGGCTACCTGACTTCCCTGCGCCAGCTACACCTGGAGGGAAACCATCTAACCTCCCTGGGCTCAGGCCTCTTCTCAACATTGCGCTCCCTGGAGGTGCTGGGCCTTCGGGGGAACCTGATCAGATCCACTGGGCCAGGCACCTTCAGTCCCATGTCTTCACTAAACCTTCTGGACCTGGCCCACAACCGCTTGAGTACTCTAACCTTCAGGACCCTGCTGAGCATCACCACACCCAGCCTCCATGTTCTGCTAGAAGGGAACCCCTGGCACTGTGACTGTGACCTGCAGAGGGTGTTCAGGAAGCTGTGCAGCATACACAGAGTGTTCCTGGATGACTACCGCGAGATGAGGTGCAGTAAACCACTGGGTCTAAAGGGCAGGTCCATGAGAGAGGTGGATGACGAGCTGTGCGTCGGGGAGACTGTGACTGTGCTCATTCTAACAGTCACCGTGGTGATCACCGTGGTAGCCGCCATTATTATGGCGGAGAAGAACAAGAAGAACAGCGTGGCCAAGGACTGTGAGGAGAGCATGGGGCTGGACACTTACTATGAAAATGAAAGTTAG
- the LOC105016257 gene encoding leucine-rich repeat-containing protein 70-like isoform X1 — MGYYIFRIRCKHINHCTCISFRNMVAPSYWLLLLLYVISPPYRTIKACYNGCSCLSVMKYVNCSGVNLTTPLKNIPPITDHLDMSRNLLAGLQKGSFGTLRCLRVLLLNNNNISDVADGAFSTLKELRKLDLSHNRLADLGPGFSLGLESLTELLLDHNHLTYLDSGTFNSLDNLQKLDLSSNLISTVKPRALGYLTSLRQLHLEGNHLTSLGSGLFSTLRSLEVLGLRGNLIRSTGPGTFSPMSSLNLLDLAHNRLSTLTFRTLLSITTPSLHVLLEGNPWHCDCDLQRVFRKLCSIHRVFLDDYREMRCSKPLGLKGRSMREVDDELCVGETVTVLILTVTVVITVVAAIIMAEKNKKNSVAKDCEESMGLDTYYENES; from the coding sequence ATGGGATACTACATTTTCCGGATCAGGTGTAAACACATAAACCATTGCACTTGTATTTCTTTCAGGAACATGGTGGCTCCATCCTATTGGCTCCTTCTACTTCTTTATGTCATCAGTCCTCCGTACAGGACAATTAAAGCTTGCTATAACGGGTGTAGCTGTCTTTCGGTTATGAAATATGTCAACTGTTCAGGTGTTAACCTTACCACTCCTCTTAAAAACATTCCCCCCATCACTGATCACTTAGACATGTCTAGAAACCTGTTGGCAGGGCTTCAGAAAGGTTCCTTTGGGACACTGCGGTGCCTGCGAGTGCTTcttttaaacaacaacaacatcagcgATGTAGCTGACGGAGCTTTCTCCACCCTCAAGGAGTTAAGAAAGCTAGACCTGAGCCATAACCGCCTTGCAGATCTTGGGCCTGGCTTCTCCCTGGGCCTTGAGTCCCTAACAGAGCTCCTGCTGGATCACAACCATCTCACTTACCTTGACAGTGGCACCTTCAACAGCCTGGACAACCTCCAGAAGCTGGACCTGAGCAGCAACCTCATCTCCACGGTCAAGCCCAGAGCCCTGGGCTACCTGACTTCCCTGCGCCAGCTACACCTGGAGGGAAACCATCTAACCTCCCTGGGCTCAGGCCTCTTCTCAACATTGCGCTCCCTGGAGGTGCTGGGCCTTCGGGGGAACCTGATCAGATCCACTGGGCCAGGCACCTTCAGTCCCATGTCTTCACTAAACCTTCTGGACCTGGCCCACAACCGCTTGAGTACTCTAACCTTCAGGACCCTGCTGAGCATCACCACACCCAGCCTCCATGTTCTGCTAGAAGGGAACCCCTGGCACTGTGACTGTGACCTGCAGAGGGTGTTCAGGAAGCTGTGCAGCATACACAGAGTGTTCCTGGATGACTACCGCGAGATGAGGTGCAGTAAACCACTGGGTCTAAAGGGCAGGTCCATGAGAGAGGTGGATGACGAGCTGTGCGTCGGGGAGACTGTGACTGTGCTCATTCTAACAGTCACCGTGGTGATCACCGTGGTAGCCGCCATTATTATGGCGGAGAAGAACAAGAAGAACAGCGTGGCCAAGGACTGTGAGGAGAGCATGGGGCTGGACACTTACTATGAAAATGAAAGTTAG